In Paenibacillus sonchi, the genomic stretch GTTCAAGAATAGTTATAATCGTTCTCCACCAAAATGCAAAAGAATATTTTGACGAAACACTAAATAATAAGTCGATAAATGTCGAAATAAATAATAATTTATCTATTTATTTTGAGATATGGGGGAAATTACTATGACAGCTGTCCGGAGTGCTTTAACACGTTTTTTTCACATCAAGAAACTCAGAACTGAGTTGATGCTGTTCATTATTACCGCCATTGTAATTCCTTCTCTTGCCCTGGCTGTCATCTCCTCGGAAACTTCCAAAACAGAGCTGCGCTCCAAAATGGAGGACACCACAAACTCCAGCATCCATATCCTCGATAAAACGCTGACCCAGCTGATTCAGCTGGAAAGCGCAAGTGTCAATGAGCTGGCTGACCAGATTTCCGCAGCAGATGTGACAAGCGGTTCCGCCCGGGTCCGCAAGCTGATTGACAAATTCAAGGCGGAGCATCCCGAAATTGACATCGTTGCCCTGGGCAACACTGACGGCAAATTTATGCTGTCCCCCACATCCGATCCGAAGGATTATGATCCCAGGGTACGGGACTGGTATATTGCTGCACTGAAAAGCTCCTGAGTCCGCATCTGTGATTGACCCGATTTATTCCAAAGTGGCGGGATCATTTATTCTGCCGATCTCGCGGGCCTTTCCGGATGGTAAGGGAGCCGTTTCCATCAGTCTCAGCATGAACGGCCTGATGGAGCTGGCCAAGACGGTAAGTCTCGGTTCGAGCGGCTATGTCTATATCCTGGACAGCCAGAATAAGGTCATCTATCATCCTGCGATGGAGG encodes the following:
- a CDS encoding PDC sensor domain-containing protein; amino-acid sequence: MLFIITAIVIPSLALAVISSETSKTELRSKMEDTTNSSIHILDKTLTQLIQLESASVNELADQISAADVTSGSARVRKLIDKFKAEHPEIDIVALGNTDGKFMLSPTSDPKDYDPRVRDWYIAALKSS